The Cydia pomonella isolate Wapato2018A unplaced genomic scaffold, ilCydPomo1 PGA_scaffold_183, whole genome shotgun sequence DNA window cacttggccgcttttttttcaaatatcacCACGTATCGTTTTACAGCGttcaaatatcaccataaaacTAACATTGGAGTATGATGCCAGGTTATTTTCTGATCGaatcggtcgatttgatcatcccgtctgggTGCCTCCATTatatgggtgtttactatactataaaaaccggttaaagtgccaattacatccaaactttatcaggacccgatttcgggcccgaaaaagaatatttttccgtttcacggaatatcagcacatcgttaacaatatttgaaatgttaaaaataatttgtctctaattgccaaaaatgttcaacgtttgatatttttgcatatgaaccatttttttacatttcaaatattgtaaatgatgtgctgatatttagtgaaacggaaaaatattctttttcgggcccgaaaacgattatcatgcccgaaatcgggactgatttcggacccgaaatcgggaacaggaatgtaattggcgcttaagtgcaagtcagactcgcccacgaagggtgggcagcctggtgacagacagatagacggacagtggagtattagtaatagtttttacgtttacggtacgtttttaccctttgggtacggaatcctaaaaatgtgACTTAAGCAGCAAAAATGTGACTTTTAGGGAAACGAAACGTAACTTATGACTCCAGAGCCCTGGCAACACTGCTCGCTACGTCGTCAGTCAGTTTAGTTTTGGAGTCTTTGTAGGTTGTCGTTCTCTGTGAGCTTGTACGTAGGCGGGAAATCGATCGATACAGCGATATCACTAGGCTGAACGAATAACATGTTGTGCTTTGTTTGAAAATAAAGTAGAATCAACTATAACGATAACAATGGCAAAGTTAATAGTGCTTTGTGTTGCTGTATTTCTAACTGCGAATGCCGAATTTACTTGGAGACATCATAATAATGAAGAGTTGCCGTTAATATTGGAGGAAGTTCATCAAAAATGTCCAAACATATCGAGAGTTTACGCTCTTACCGAGCCGTCGGTACAAAATGTGCCTCTTTACGTGATAGAATTCTCGGATAAACCAGGCATCCATCAGCCTTGTAAGTATTCGagggtagttttttttttaaattgatatcgACTTTTTCTGTAACTTTTGTGAATATTTTCGTGTAGATAAGCCTGAAGTGAAGTATATCGGCAATATCCACGGGAACGAGGTGCTGGGCCGCGAGTTGCTGCTAGGTCTGGCCCATTATTTGTGTGACCAGTACATGAACCGCGATCGTCGGGTCCGAGCGCTCATACACAACACGCGCATCCATCTGATGCCTTCCATGAATCCTGATGGATGGCAGTTGTCAACGGACAcagtaagtatattaaattaatttgataattgCTGAGTGTATTTACTAGTCTGGAAGCATTTGTCattaatattaacaaatttttatgtaaacaattcttttcataattaattaagaGATTCAATCAACAATCAATATGTTTTGTTAGAAAGCAATGTCTTAaggcaaaataaatattgtgcttaagtttaattttttttaatgtgtattcTATGATACTTTTTAGCTACTTACATGAACTTGTGATtgaagtttattataatataaaaaaaacacattattcTTACTAGAAATATTCTTTATAAGTTTCCTATCTGTAAGTTATATCACTTTTGTTAGTatagtatgttttattttagggAACCCAGGATTATCTCATTGGTCGCTACAACAATCACACTGTGGATTTGAACCGGAACTTCCCCGATCTGGACGCCATCACATTTGAGTTTGAGAGACAGGGCATCAACCACAACAACCACTTATTGAGAGATGTGACCCGCCTTGCTGCTCCAGTGAgttaaccattttttttcttcttcttatttttccttgttgtatccTCATAACTGAGGGATGTGATGACTGTggacactcttcaccagtgctctccaagccgctctatcttGGGCCCAGTGTATGCTTGCCTGTAATCTCTGTCTGTGTTTATTTTACTTGcagtgtatgtatgtttgggtCAAATCTTTTGAAGAAGCTAGAGCTGTTTCTGCTTGATTTTTCTTAaaaggcacgtctacactggctggtttgtgcatgaggaaattgcctcgcgcttatgctcgctctgtgtggacccgcctaaatACGTGTATTATAATATCAGGATGATATGCTCAAATTTATCAAAATAGGcaaatatataataggtattgaGTTCTCTGAATGATTTGCCGCAGTAACTTAatctataatatatagataacatCCAAGTTTTTGTAGTAGGTGAATATTTCTCATCCCAAGGTACTTGGATTTGAATTTGAAagcatattatgtatattgtttaaatatatCCTTACTATATCGGCTTTTACATATAGTACTGTATTGTATTCAAATGTGCTTGCGTGATAAGATAACGCAATAATGAAATTATTGATTTTTTCCCTTTGCGAATTGCAGAGTGATAATGACAGTAGACATGTGCCTTGCCGGATATTAGTGGGCGTGCTAGCATTTCGAAATGaatgttatatttttgataaatgcTCCTAATAGAATGGGCTTTAAATACATACTCATAGATTTgcacaaaaaattgtagtcatttaATCCGTTTTGCAGGATGTTACCCCAATAGCCTTGAAATATGGTTAATGGCAATATGAATGCCATATGCTTTTGCAGATGGAGCACTTCTATGGCATCTGGCAATATAATAAAGCTTTGAACATGACGTCAAAGTTTACGCACTTAATATTTAGAATTTAGATTGTTTTACGAAAGTATACTAATAGAGACAGCACACAGGAATTTTGAAGCCCTGAAGTCACGTAGCGGATACCTAGAAGTGGATAAAAGTTTTTACTTTGTAGGCGAACTACCTAGCTTACAGACATTTCGCATCCTACgactattttatttgttttagctTGAGCCCGAGACTCGAGCGGTGATGCGATGGATGATGTCCATACCATTCGTACTGAGCGCGGCCATGCACGGCGGGGATCTCGTCGCCAACTACCCGTACGACGAGAGCCGCAGTGGCGCGCCCGTCTCCGAGTACTCGGCCAGCCCCGACGATGATACCTTCAGGTTTGTTGAGTCACGCATtcaacgtttaaaataactgagccgattgattttaaaatcaaattaacCTTTCAACAGATATGAGATCATCTAAGGCCGTCTTGTAACTCAAGCACTTATTTACAGGGAGCTAGCCCTGACGTATGCGATGAATCATGCCGACATGGCGTCCCCGCGCCGCCCGGGCTGCCACGCCACTAGCGCCGACGACTCAGCCACCTACAACTTCGGCAAGCAGGGCGGCGTCACCAACGGCGCTGCTTGGTACAGCCTGAAGGGAGGTACGTTACATGGCGTGTAACACGCCAACTTGGCGTCaccaggggcggattaagaaggcacggggcccttagcacaatagctcgcggggccccctcttttgaaaaaaaaagattaagtgcgagtcggactcgcaccccggggattcagtaccatcacaacatttttacgatgtcttaatttttttccacTCGTTCTCGATTGGTTTTTAACAtattatgcagtgtatttttagggtttcgtagtgacctagaaactcttatagtttggccatgtccgtctgtccttTGGCTAATAGCTATAGCTAATAGATAATAAttatagctgtaatttggcatagatacataaattatgcaatgcgacagaacgggtaaaataaaatctataaaaaaaattaggatatCTCCCATAACCAAAAGGTTTTTTCTTTGAATTATTGCTGATTTGACCCTgtagtgtggcgtatggttggataaggtctttcaaaacgaataacggtctccaaaaaccttttttttaataaagttattattttcggaaataatcgctccgaaagaaataaaaaatattttcaatgaaaactatagcgaaaaaGATCGGTTTCGTCGCTTttgggttattgcaaaaaatcttctcttcttactaaaaagacgtacaaagcgctgcaaaggtgcccttatgcttgtaatgtaatgtaaatgatacttactaatagcccccgtttagcctttTTTGAGTGAAtggaaacaataataaataataaataaaaagaaaaattaacggAGCCCCTACacaagttatgtttttat harbors:
- the LOC133533596 gene encoding carboxypeptidase E-like; protein product: MAKLIVLCVAVFLTANAEFTWRHHNNEELPLILEEVHQKCPNISRVYALTEPSVQNVPLYVIEFSDKPGIHQPYKPEVKYIGNIHGNEVLGRELLLGLAHYLCDQYMNRDRRVRALIHNTRIHLMPSMNPDGWQLSTDTGTQDYLIGRYNNHTVDLNRNFPDLDAITFEFERQGINHNNHLLRDVTRLAAPLEPETRAVMRWMMSIPFVLSAAMHGGDLVANYPYDESRSGAPVSEYSASPDDDTFRELALTYAMNHADMASPRRPGCHATSADDSATYNFGKQGGVTNGAAWYSLKGGMQDFNYLATNAFEVTLELGCDKYPSADKLQAEWERNREAMLAYLWKAHTGVKGVVTDDSGFIQNAVISVVNITGPIPRPIRHDVTTGAFGDYYRLLTPGHYEITASHPGYFSVSRVATVPHNQNQAHILNFKLEPTTSWFDDEFMGPYPRGLREGQPRIYKRSLYEKVVRSVLQPDKHSTK